Below is a window of Thermoproteota archaeon DNA.
GCCTATCTGATTCATTTTTAATGTATGAACAACATATGATGTGGCAAAAGTACCAATCAATCCACTACTAGGAAATCCGACAAGAAGAATTTTTTTATTTTTTTTATTTATTTTCTGTGTCATACTTGCGTTATTGGAGCGTCTAGTTTTCTAATACTAGTCTTGTAACGTCGTTTTGCACGTTTTGAAAGATTTCGAAGAAGTTTTTGACTTTGCTCCTCAATTACATTGCTAAGATCCCAACCTGTCCCTTCTTGCCTGAAGGTATTATGAGGCGTTATGATTCTGATTGAGACCTCATAAAATTTTCTCTGACCATTTTTTCTTGTTTGTTTTATTGTAACACGTGCTTCTTGTATTTCTGTATAGACTTTTTGTATTCTCTTTAGAGCCTTAACAAATTTTGAATGAATCAGATCATCATTTTTTAGATCTTCAGGCAAGCCTACTATGTATAATGGAATTTCACTTTCCATCTTTACCGCAAGAAGACTTACTATATCACGAACAGTAATTATTCCATGAGTTTCTTCCCAAAGATTTACCAAGCAGCAAGTCGTACCTGATTTCTGCATTAGCTGTATGACGTGGTTCAAGTCGTCTTTTGGTGAACATTGAGGGATTCTGGAACTGCCGATATTGCCTATTTTTGATTGTAAATTGCGAATTTTTTTCATTCCAATTGAACCCTTGGTAAGCTTCTCTGGGGGGATTATGGCCTTGACCAAATGTGATGATGTTAAAACTTGCTTGATTACTCCTTTGTGTAATACAGGAAGATGATCAATCCTTTTACTAGTCATAATCTTTCTTGCTGCACTAAGTGATTCATTCGAATCAATCGTGATTGGGTTGCTAGTAAAGACCACACTGGCATTAATCCATTTGTTATCTTTTTTAGAGATTAATTCTAGAATTTTATCACCTGAAACAACTCCGATAATTTCTTGTTTTGAAACAACTGGTACCGATCTTACTCGATAATGTGTTAGAATATTGGCTGCTTTCTGAACAGTGTCATTTATTGATAAAGAAGGAATTACTGTTAGGAAAGGTCTAATATTCATATCCAAGATGTCTTTTCCAAGCAATAATGATCGCACATTTGTTGACAAAACAGAATCGTTTTCAATGCAAAATACATCATATGCGTCATTTTCTGAAATTTTGTTGATTACCTTAGATACGGTATCTGATGATTCAATTATTATCGCAGGCTGAATTAGTGATTTAATCGGATAATTGTATATCTCTTTAAAATGATCATATATTGTATCTGCTAGCATTATACTACCTTGTCTGTGTTTTAAATTAAAACAAATGAGATGATTTTCATCATTGATTTTCATCAATGATATTCTTACCCAAATATTTAACAACAAAAATTCACATGAATTTATTGCTACTAAAAAAATCAGACTTGAATCAAGTTATTATTAAAAAATCCATCACCATCACTCCAAGTACTACGCTATTAGAAGCAAGAGAAATACTACTTCGTCACAAATTAAAACGCCTTATTGTTATAAATTCTAAAAAAATCCCTGTTGGAATAATTACCGAAAAAGACATTGTAAAAACCGTTTACGCCTTAGGTGACAAGTCCATTGCATCAGTAAAGGTAGGAGGTTTTAT
It encodes the following:
- a CDS encoding CBS domain-containing protein, which translates into the protein MLADTIYDHFKEIYNYPIKSLIQPAIIIESSDTVSKVINKISENDAYDVFCIENDSVLSTNVRSLLLGKDILDMNIRPFLTVIPSLSINDTVQKAANILTHYRVRSVPVVSKQEIIGVVSGDKILELISKKDNKWINASVVFTSNPITIDSNESLSAARKIMTSKRIDHLPVLHKGVIKQVLTSSHLVKAIIPPEKLTKGSIGMKKIRNLQSKIGNIGSSRIPQCSPKDDLNHVIQLMQKSGTTCCLVNLWEETHGIITVRDIVSLLAVKMESEIPLYIVGLPEDLKNDDLIHSKFVKALKRIQKVYTEIQEARVTIKQTRKNGQRKFYEVSIRIITPHNTFRQEGTGWDLSNVIEEQSQKLLRNLSKRAKRRYKTSIRKLDAPITQV